One window of Corynebacterium doosanense CAU 212 = DSM 45436 genomic DNA carries:
- a CDS encoding cytochrome b: MSKKPDNRMAAAANNIDSRYTVAGLLRPQLNKVFPTHWSFMLGEVALYSFIILLLTGVYLALFFDPSITKVIYDGGYLPLNGVEMSRAYATALNISFEVRGGLFIRQMHHWAALMFMMSMVAHMLRIFFTGAFRRPREANWIIGCTLILMGMIEGFLGYSLPDDLLSGVGLRIMSAIIIGLPIVGTWLHWAIFGGDFPSDLMLDRFYILHVLVLPGLILALIAAHLLLVWYQKHTQFPGPGRTENNVVGIRIMPVFATKAIGMGLITAGVLALMSGLTTINAIWTLGPYNPSQVSAGSQPDVYMLWTDGLARVMPAWELYLGNYTIPGAFWVMLVAGAMVGLLMAYPWIEKWATGDDAHHNLLQRPRDAPTRSGIGAMAITFFALVTISGGNDHVAHFFQVSLNAMTWFGRIGLVILPPLAYFITYRICVSLQRNDREVLEHGIETGTIKMLPNGAFIEIHQPLGKVDAHGHAIPLEYAGARVPKQLNELGLADSQSHGGWFSPDSDAIAAKRQAHVDENAHEEHQMFENLTEANREQDRRNGFLD; this comes from the coding sequence ATGAGCAAGAAACCCGACAACCGCATGGCGGCTGCCGCGAACAACATCGACTCGCGCTACACCGTGGCCGGTCTGCTTCGCCCGCAGCTCAACAAAGTCTTCCCGACCCACTGGTCGTTCATGCTCGGTGAGGTGGCCCTCTACAGCTTCATCATCCTGCTGCTGACCGGTGTCTACCTGGCACTCTTCTTCGACCCGTCGATCACCAAAGTGATCTACGACGGGGGATACCTCCCGCTCAATGGCGTCGAGATGTCCCGCGCCTACGCCACCGCACTAAACATCTCCTTCGAGGTCCGCGGTGGACTGTTCATCCGTCAGATGCACCACTGGGCCGCACTGATGTTCATGATGTCCATGGTCGCCCACATGCTCCGCATCTTCTTCACCGGCGCGTTCCGTCGCCCGCGTGAAGCCAACTGGATCATCGGCTGCACCCTGATCCTCATGGGCATGATCGAGGGCTTCCTCGGTTACTCCCTCCCGGACGACCTTCTCTCCGGCGTCGGCCTGCGCATCATGTCGGCCATCATCATCGGCCTGCCGATCGTGGGCACCTGGCTCCACTGGGCGATCTTCGGCGGCGACTTCCCGTCCGACCTCATGCTGGACCGCTTCTACATCCTTCACGTCCTGGTTCTCCCGGGTCTGATCCTCGCGCTCATCGCGGCCCACCTGCTGCTGGTCTGGTACCAGAAGCACACCCAGTTCCCCGGGCCGGGACGCACCGAGAACAACGTCGTGGGTATCCGCATCATGCCGGTGTTCGCCACCAAGGCCATCGGCATGGGTCTCATCACCGCCGGCGTGCTTGCCCTGATGTCCGGTCTCACCACGATCAACGCCATCTGGACCCTCGGCCCGTACAACCCCTCGCAGGTCTCCGCGGGCTCCCAGCCTGACGTGTACATGCTGTGGACGGACGGCCTCGCCCGAGTCATGCCGGCGTGGGAGCTCTACCTGGGCAACTACACCATCCCGGGCGCGTTCTGGGTCATGCTCGTGGCCGGCGCCATGGTCGGACTGCTCATGGCCTACCCGTGGATCGAGAAGTGGGCCACCGGCGACGATGCGCACCACAACCTGCTGCAGCGCCCCCGCGACGCCCCGACGCGTTCCGGCATCGGCGCAATGGCCATCACGTTCTTCGCGCTGGTGACCATCTCCGGCGGTAACGACCACGTGGCGCACTTCTTCCAGGTGTCGCTGAACGCGATGACGTGGTTCGGCCGCATCGGCCTGGTCATCCTCCCGCCGCTGGCGTACTTCATCACCTACCGCATTTGCGTCTCCCTGCAGCGCAACGACCGCGAGGTGCTGGAGCACGGCATCGAGACCGGCACGATCAAGATGCTGCCCAACGGCGCGTTCATCGAGATCCACCAGCCCCTGGGCAAGGTCGACGCCCACGGTCATGCGATCCCGCTGGAGTACGCGGGCGCCCGGGTTCCGAAGCAGCTCAACGAGCTCGGCCTGGCCGACTCCCAATCGCACGGTGGCTGGTTCTCGCCCGACTCCGACGCCATCGCTGCAAAGCGTCAGGCACACGTGGACGAGAACGCCCACGAGGAGCATCAAATGTTCGAGAACCTCACCGAGGCGAACCGCGAGCAGGATCGCCGCAACGGCTTCCTGGACTAA
- a CDS encoding ROK family protein, giving the protein MNSTPHPDALTIGFDIGGTNLRAGVVDARGGLVETVSVATPRVSSEAEEAIVALVADLRSRHDVGAVGLAVAGFLDPQCENLRFAPHLPWRDAPLRSILADRIGLPVRLEHDANAAAWGEYRHGAGQGAGTWVFFAVGTGIGATLMLDGEIYRGAFGTAPEFGHLTVVPGPDARLCSCGKKGCLERYASGTALVDTARELAPRFPNSQLAKDLGTGADVTGSTVVGDARLGDPLAVAVLAEFADWLGLGLSFVADLLDPELIVIGGGVASDADLYLDRACSVMTGSMVGSGHRPAPRVATAVLGGSAGMIGVADLARQLLPGSRLS; this is encoded by the coding sequence ATGAACTCCACCCCCCACCCGGATGCCCTGACCATCGGCTTCGATATCGGCGGCACCAATCTTCGTGCCGGCGTCGTCGACGCGAGGGGCGGGCTCGTGGAGACGGTGTCCGTCGCCACGCCCCGGGTCAGCTCGGAGGCCGAGGAGGCCATCGTCGCGTTGGTGGCGGACCTACGTTCCCGTCATGACGTCGGAGCGGTGGGCCTCGCGGTGGCGGGTTTTCTCGACCCGCAGTGTGAGAACCTGCGGTTCGCGCCGCACCTGCCCTGGCGGGACGCGCCGCTGCGCAGCATTCTGGCCGACAGGATCGGCCTGCCGGTGCGCCTGGAGCACGACGCCAACGCCGCCGCGTGGGGCGAATACCGCCACGGCGCCGGACAGGGTGCCGGGACCTGGGTCTTTTTCGCCGTGGGCACCGGGATCGGGGCCACGCTCATGCTCGACGGGGAGATCTACCGCGGGGCATTCGGCACGGCCCCGGAGTTCGGCCACCTCACCGTCGTACCGGGGCCGGACGCGCGCCTGTGTTCCTGCGGCAAGAAGGGGTGCCTCGAGCGTTACGCCTCCGGAACCGCGCTCGTGGACACCGCCCGGGAACTCGCTCCGCGCTTCCCGAATTCGCAGCTGGCCAAGGATCTGGGCACCGGCGCCGACGTCACCGGCTCGACCGTCGTCGGTGACGCCCGGCTCGGCGATCCCCTCGCCGTGGCGGTGCTCGCGGAGTTCGCCGACTGGCTGGGGCTGGGCCTGTCGTTTGTCGCGGACCTTCTCGATCCGGAACTCATCGTCATCGGCGGGGGAGTGGCCAGCGACGCCGACCTCTACCTCGACCGGGCGTGTTCGGTGATGACCGGCTCGATGGTCGGCAGCGGCCATCGACCTGCGCCTCGGGTGGCCACCGCGGTGCTGGGCGGATCCGCCGGTATGATCGGCGTAGCAGATCTGGCACGTCAACTTCTGCCTGGTTCGCGGCTTTCCTGA
- a CDS encoding c-type cytochrome — MRKTAAGAAALTVGLTGAGVLATALTPDAQVATAQLDDQAMIQEGKDIYDVACITCHGANLQGVQDRGPSLVGVGSGSVYFQVHSGRMPMMSNDAQAERKTPRYTEQQTLALAAYVAANGGGPGLVTNEDGSIAMEELRGANYDGQTQAGDVARGSELFRLNCASCHNFTGRGGALSSGKYAPGLDPANEQEIYQAMLTGPQNMPRFSDRQLTADEKKDIIAFIKSSKETSSPGGWGLGGLGPVSEALAMWLIGITALIGAAMWIGSRS, encoded by the coding sequence ATGCGCAAGACCGCCGCAGGCGCAGCCGCGCTGACGGTCGGGCTCACCGGTGCCGGCGTCCTCGCTACGGCGCTGACCCCCGACGCCCAGGTCGCCACCGCGCAGCTCGACGATCAGGCGATGATCCAGGAGGGCAAAGACATCTACGATGTCGCCTGCATCACCTGCCACGGCGCCAACCTGCAGGGCGTCCAGGACCGCGGGCCCTCTCTCGTCGGAGTCGGTTCCGGCTCCGTCTACTTCCAGGTCCACTCCGGCCGTATGCCGATGATGTCCAACGACGCGCAGGCGGAGCGCAAGACCCCGCGCTACACGGAGCAGCAGACCCTGGCACTCGCTGCCTACGTCGCCGCCAACGGTGGCGGTCCCGGCCTGGTCACCAACGAAGACGGTTCGATCGCCATGGAGGAACTCCGTGGCGCGAACTACGACGGCCAGACCCAGGCCGGCGACGTCGCCCGCGGTTCCGAGCTCTTCCGCCTGAACTGCGCGTCCTGCCACAACTTCACCGGTCGCGGCGGCGCGCTGTCCTCCGGCAAGTACGCCCCGGGTCTCGACCCCGCGAACGAGCAGGAGATCTACCAGGCCATGCTCACCGGCCCGCAGAACATGCCCCGGTTCTCCGATCGCCAGCTGACGGCGGACGAGAAGAAGGACATCATCGCCTTCATCAAGTCCTCCAAGGAGACCAGCAGCCCCGGCGGCTGGGGCCTGGGTGGCCTCGGCCCCGTCTCTGAGGCGCTGGCAATGTGGCTCATCGGTATCACCGCTCTTATCGGAGCAGCTATGTGGATTGGATCGCGCTCATGA
- a CDS encoding NlpC/P60 family protein, with protein sequence MNKPHLRFARARSLAVVAAFSATAVGGTSFISASAGADDVDTMISNMEELSRESAAANEQVLALEEQIDETGDLIEDSQLKVDASTAATAGAGAELARLDEEAAGAAALADAARASQDAVQSKLDDLASATYRGVVVDPLTNAARAEDPQSMIDRVSYMGVLADDASEELSQLKSDNVEAGQLATRANAAVAEAAWVRSQLANNQREAETAHNDLERHQAELEAQRADLAAQQAALQEQVAAVQSQVDALDPALLSRWQNKDNPLTPNTAGVGADGAVASALTRLGAPYSWGAAGPDAFDCSGLMFWSYQQEGKSIPRTSQAQLAGGTPVSRAELQPGDIVGYYPGVTHVAMYIGNGQVVHASDYGIPVQVVSVDSMPFQGAARY encoded by the coding sequence TTGAACAAGCCTCACCTCCGCTTTGCCCGTGCACGTTCCCTGGCCGTCGTCGCCGCCTTCTCCGCCACCGCCGTAGGGGGCACCTCGTTCATCTCCGCTTCCGCGGGTGCGGACGACGTGGACACCATGATCTCCAACATGGAGGAGCTCTCCCGCGAGTCGGCCGCGGCCAATGAGCAGGTGCTCGCCCTCGAGGAGCAGATCGACGAGACTGGCGATCTGATCGAGGATTCCCAGCTCAAGGTCGATGCCTCCACCGCGGCGACGGCGGGTGCCGGTGCAGAGCTGGCTCGCCTGGACGAAGAGGCGGCAGGCGCTGCGGCGCTCGCGGATGCGGCTCGCGCCTCGCAGGATGCGGTCCAGTCGAAGCTTGACGATCTCGCGTCGGCGACCTACCGCGGTGTGGTGGTCGACCCGCTGACCAACGCGGCCCGCGCCGAGGACCCGCAGTCGATGATCGACCGGGTCTCCTACATGGGAGTCCTGGCCGATGACGCCAGCGAGGAACTCTCCCAGCTGAAGTCCGACAATGTCGAGGCCGGGCAGTTGGCCACGCGGGCGAACGCCGCCGTCGCGGAGGCCGCGTGGGTTCGCTCGCAGCTCGCGAACAACCAGCGTGAGGCCGAGACCGCCCATAACGATCTCGAACGCCACCAGGCAGAGCTCGAGGCCCAGCGCGCAGATCTCGCCGCCCAGCAGGCCGCCCTGCAGGAGCAGGTCGCCGCAGTCCAGTCCCAGGTCGACGCGCTTGACCCGGCCCTGCTGTCCAGGTGGCAGAACAAGGACAACCCGCTCACCCCGAACACCGCCGGCGTCGGTGCTGACGGCGCCGTCGCCTCCGCGCTCACCCGCCTGGGTGCCCCGTACTCCTGGGGTGCTGCCGGCCCGGACGCCTTCGACTGCTCGGGACTGATGTTCTGGTCGTACCAGCAAGAGGGCAAGTCCATCCCGCGTACCTCCCAGGCACAGCTCGCCGGGGGCACGCCCGTGTCCCGGGCGGAGCTCCAGCCGGGTGACATCGTGGGTTACTACCCCGGAGTCACGCACGTGGCCATGTACATCGGCAACGGTCAGGTGGTCCACGCCTCGGACTACGGCATTCCCGTTCAGGTGGTCTCGGTAGACTCCATGCCGTTCCAGGGCGCAGCCCGGTACTAG
- a CDS encoding cytochrome c oxidase subunit II, whose translation MKRGIARKAGFGASIVLGAVALVGCDVAMPSGMANILDMGWPDPVTPEGQSMYNFWVWVWLAAWTIGAIMWGLMLTAIFSWNRKAQEKRGKGEFPRQLQYNIPLELVLTVVPILIVMTLFFFTVQTQQKVIALDKNPEVTVDVTAFQWNWKFGYADVSGNLMPNGQAYVGTDEERQALAEESARDPEDMKNANPIHGESMGDQSYLNFNEIETLGTTEEIPVMVLPANTPVEFRLASGDVSHGFWVPEFLFKRDVYAHPESNQQERAFQIESIEPGAYVGRCAEMCGTYHAMMNFELRVVSPEAFTEYMEFRTANPDAPNSEALAAIGEEPFATTTQPFNSDRQTRDGDNAVQLGA comes from the coding sequence ATGAAGCGCGGAATCGCCCGCAAGGCCGGTTTCGGCGCATCCATCGTCCTGGGCGCCGTCGCCCTGGTCGGTTGTGACGTGGCAATGCCTTCGGGCATGGCCAACATCCTCGATATGGGGTGGCCGGATCCGGTGACCCCTGAGGGCCAGTCGATGTACAACTTCTGGGTGTGGGTCTGGCTCGCAGCCTGGACCATCGGCGCTATCATGTGGGGCCTTATGCTCACGGCCATCTTCTCCTGGAACCGTAAGGCCCAGGAGAAGCGTGGCAAGGGTGAGTTCCCGCGGCAGCTGCAGTACAACATCCCGCTCGAACTCGTGCTGACGGTGGTTCCTATCCTCATCGTCATGACCCTGTTCTTCTTCACGGTGCAGACGCAGCAGAAGGTCATTGCTCTGGACAAGAACCCCGAGGTCACAGTCGACGTCACCGCGTTCCAGTGGAACTGGAAATTCGGCTACGCTGACGTTTCGGGGAATCTTATGCCGAACGGCCAAGCGTACGTCGGTACTGACGAGGAGCGCCAAGCTCTCGCAGAGGAGTCTGCTCGTGATCCCGAAGACATGAAGAATGCCAACCCGATCCATGGCGAGTCGATGGGCGATCAGTCGTATCTCAACTTTAACGAAATTGAGACCCTCGGCACGACTGAGGAGATCCCGGTTATGGTCCTCCCCGCCAACACCCCGGTTGAATTCCGTCTCGCCTCTGGAGACGTCTCTCACGGCTTCTGGGTCCCCGAATTCCTGTTTAAGCGCGACGTGTACGCCCACCCGGAGTCCAACCAGCAGGAGCGTGCCTTCCAGATCGAGTCCATCGAGCCTGGTGCCTACGTCGGCCGCTGTGCCGAGATGTGCGGTACCTACCACGCCATGATGAACTTCGAGCTGCGTGTCGTCTCCCCGGAGGCCTTCACCGAGTACATGGAGTTCCGTACCGCTAACCCGGACGCACCCAACTCGGAGGCGCTCGCCGCCATCGGCGAAGAGCCCTTCGCCACCACCACCCAGCCCTTCAACTCCGACCGCCAGACCCGCGACGGCGACAACGCAGTCCAGCTGGGCGCATAG
- a CDS encoding C40 family peptidase, with protein MAKHRSQNAGTTRRIAAASAAVATMSVLTPGIASAAEVAVPGTGFGVEVQGVENIPGVANIPGVEQYIPSLAGQAAPAVEAFTAAAAPVTAAAPTSGNQAVVDAVRSKVGAPYVYGAAGPSAFDCSGLTSWAYAQSGKTIPRTSQAQAAAGQQVAISDLQPGDIIAYYGGASHVAIYTGNGMMIDALNSGSPVTERPIDYMPIHSAFRF; from the coding sequence GTGGCCAAGCACCGTAGTCAGAACGCCGGCACCACCCGCCGTATCGCCGCAGCATCCGCTGCGGTCGCCACCATGAGCGTTCTTACCCCCGGTATCGCCTCCGCCGCCGAGGTTGCCGTTCCCGGCACCGGTTTCGGTGTCGAGGTTCAGGGCGTTGAAAACATCCCGGGTGTCGCAAACATCCCGGGCGTCGAGCAGTACATCCCGTCTCTCGCAGGCCAGGCCGCTCCGGCGGTCGAGGCTTTCACCGCAGCTGCCGCCCCGGTCACCGCTGCAGCCCCCACCTCCGGCAACCAGGCCGTCGTTGACGCCGTCCGCTCCAAGGTCGGTGCCCCCTACGTCTACGGCGCAGCCGGCCCCAGCGCTTTCGACTGCTCCGGTCTGACCTCCTGGGCCTACGCCCAGTCCGGCAAGACCATCCCCCGTACCTCGCAGGCCCAGGCCGCTGCCGGCCAGCAGGTGGCCATCAGCGACCTGCAGCCGGGCGACATCATCGCCTACTACGGTGGCGCCTCCCACGTGGCCATCTACACCGGCAACGGCATGATGATCGACGCACTGAACTCCGGTTCCCCCGTCACCGAGCGCCCGATCGACTACATGCCGATCCACTCCGCGTTCCGCTTCTAG
- a CDS encoding cytochrome c oxidase subunit 3, whose amino-acid sequence MAAPQRVPALNRPNMVSVGTIVFLSQELMFFAGLFAMYFTSRANGQAGDWAEHTAHLNVVLGAIITAILLASSVTSQFGVFAAEKGDVYGLRKWYAATIALGVIFLGLVGFEYSEMIREGITIQGSVYGSVFYIITGFHMAHVIGGLLAFVVILLRVGKSKFTPAQATAAMAVSYYWHFVDVIWIGVFTILYLIQ is encoded by the coding sequence ATGGCAGCACCACAGCGTGTGCCCGCACTGAACCGACCCAACATGGTCAGTGTCGGCACCATTGTGTTCCTGTCCCAGGAATTAATGTTCTTCGCCGGACTGTTCGCGATGTACTTCACGTCGCGTGCGAACGGCCAGGCAGGCGACTGGGCGGAACATACCGCCCATCTCAACGTGGTTCTCGGTGCCATCATCACCGCGATCCTCCTCGCCTCCTCCGTGACTTCGCAGTTCGGCGTCTTCGCAGCTGAGAAGGGAGATGTATACGGACTTCGAAAGTGGTACGCCGCGACGATCGCGCTGGGCGTGATCTTCCTCGGCCTGGTCGGCTTCGAGTACTCCGAGATGATCCGGGAGGGCATTACGATCCAGGGCAGTGTCTACGGATCGGTGTTCTACATCATCACCGGATTCCACATGGCCCACGTCATCGGCGGCCTCCTGGCCTTCGTGGTGATCCTCCTCCGCGTGGGTAAGTCGAAGTTTACGCCGGCACAGGCCACCGCCGCCATGGCCGTGTCCTACTACTGGCACTTCGTCGACGTGATCTGGATCGGCGTCTTCACCATCCTCTACCTGATTCAGTAG
- a CDS encoding lysophospholipid acyltransferase family protein, translated as MALNWWEFYRYTIGSGLHVLNRVEAEGLDNIPEEGQAIVASNHLAVMDSLYLPLMLKRELRFPAKSEYFTTPGLVGRMQRFFFTSVNQIPVDRESADAGDATLRAARSVLDPGEIFGIYPEGTRSPDGRLYRGRTGIARIAMATGAPVIPVAMIGTREANPIGSWILRPVKVRIKIGEAIDPHAWAIEHGFTPDSREVTRPFTDHVMQVIAELSGQPYVDIYASEVKKSLAEGNGYPDGAQPGGRLETPAK; from the coding sequence ATGGCCCTGAATTGGTGGGAATTCTACCGGTACACGATCGGCTCGGGACTCCACGTCCTCAACCGGGTGGAGGCCGAGGGCCTGGACAACATCCCCGAGGAAGGCCAGGCCATCGTAGCCTCGAACCACCTGGCGGTCATGGATTCGCTCTACCTGCCCCTGATGCTCAAACGGGAGCTGCGGTTCCCGGCGAAGAGCGAGTACTTCACCACCCCGGGCCTCGTCGGCCGGATGCAGAGGTTCTTCTTCACCTCGGTCAACCAGATTCCCGTCGACCGGGAGTCCGCGGACGCCGGTGACGCCACCCTCAGAGCCGCCCGCTCGGTCCTCGACCCGGGTGAGATCTTCGGCATCTACCCGGAGGGCACCCGCTCGCCCGACGGCCGTCTCTACCGCGGTCGCACGGGCATCGCCCGCATCGCCATGGCGACCGGGGCCCCGGTCATCCCCGTCGCGATGATCGGCACCCGGGAGGCCAACCCCATCGGGTCCTGGATCCTGCGCCCCGTGAAGGTCAGGATCAAGATCGGCGAGGCGATCGATCCCCACGCCTGGGCGATCGAGCATGGCTTTACCCCGGACTCGCGCGAGGTGACCCGCCCGTTCACCGATCACGTCATGCAGGTGATCGCCGAGCTCAGCGGACAGCCGTATGTGGACATCTACGCCTCCGAGGTGAAAAAGTCCCTCGCCGAGGGCAACGGTTATCCCGACGGCGCCCAGCCCGGTGGCCGGCTGGAGACGCCGGCGAAGTAG
- a CDS encoding ubiquinol-cytochrome c reductase iron-sulfur subunit codes for MSNDVKKTYTEKELASMSQAELAALGTEMDGVTVAFRKDRWPVENDPNEKRAANGVAIWLAISILAALGFLATYLFWPWHYRALGDEGHVFHTLYTPMLGLTAGIAILALGMGVNLYVKGFIPEEISIQRRHDGPSDEVDRRTVTALLNDAWTTSTLGRRTAIKGLLGGAGLLFGLVVVAPLGGAIKNPWRAHELDYNGDGTLWTSGWTLQEKGVKLYLARDIGTIAEKYEGESGTHFTTAGLSRLVRVRPEDLSSGAMETVYPLAEEDVNDGDRYNPESHAYENHMHSIHGPRNAVMLIRLRNSDAERVIEREGQESFHYGDYYAYSKICTHIGCPTSLYEAQTNRILCPCHQSQFDALQHGKPIFGPAARALPQLPITIDEEGYLIAEGNFIEPLGPAFWERKS; via the coding sequence ATGAGCAACGACGTGAAGAAGACTTACACGGAGAAAGAACTCGCGTCGATGAGCCAGGCCGAACTGGCCGCTCTCGGCACCGAGATGGACGGCGTCACCGTAGCGTTCCGTAAGGATCGGTGGCCGGTGGAGAACGACCCCAACGAGAAGCGTGCCGCCAACGGCGTCGCCATTTGGCTGGCCATCTCCATCCTGGCGGCCCTGGGATTCCTGGCCACCTACCTCTTCTGGCCGTGGCACTACCGTGCGCTCGGCGATGAGGGCCACGTCTTCCACACCCTTTACACCCCGATGCTCGGCCTCACCGCTGGCATCGCCATCCTCGCCCTAGGCATGGGCGTGAACCTCTACGTCAAGGGGTTCATCCCCGAGGAGATCTCCATCCAGCGGCGCCACGACGGCCCGTCGGACGAGGTCGACCGTCGCACCGTGACGGCACTGCTTAACGACGCCTGGACCACCTCCACGCTGGGTCGACGCACGGCCATCAAGGGTCTGCTCGGCGGTGCCGGTCTGCTCTTCGGCCTCGTCGTGGTCGCCCCCCTGGGCGGAGCCATCAAGAACCCGTGGCGCGCCCACGAGCTCGACTACAACGGAGACGGCACGCTGTGGACCTCCGGCTGGACGCTGCAGGAGAAGGGCGTCAAGCTCTACCTCGCCCGTGACATCGGCACCATCGCCGAGAAGTACGAGGGGGAGAGCGGCACTCACTTCACCACTGCCGGTCTGAGCCGACTGGTTCGCGTTCGCCCCGAAGACCTCTCTTCCGGTGCGATGGAGACGGTGTACCCCTTGGCCGAAGAGGACGTGAACGACGGCGACCGGTACAACCCGGAGTCGCACGCCTACGAGAACCACATGCACTCAATTCACGGCCCGCGAAATGCTGTCATGCTGATCCGCCTGCGTAACAGTGATGCCGAGCGTGTCATCGAGCGTGAGGGCCAGGAGAGCTTCCACTACGGCGACTACTACGCGTACTCGAAGATCTGTACCCACATCGGCTGCCCGACCTCGCTCTACGAGGCGCAGACGAACCGCATTCTCTGCCCGTGCCACCAGTCGCAGTTCGACGCTCTGCAGCACGGCAAGCCGATCTTCGGTCCCGCCGCGCGCGCACTGCCGCAGCTCCCGATCACGATCGACGAAGAGGGTTATCTCATCGCCGAGGGCAACTTCATCGAACCCCTCGGCCCGGCATTCTGGGAGCGTAAGTCCTAA
- a CDS encoding cytochrome c oxidase subunit 4, with protein sequence MRPGAKVMFSIAAFLGVVTVIYILGTMWVQDDAYLYGMEWAGGPALLLSFVMAMMLGAYIQFTTNRMDLLPEDFEEAEVEDAAGTLGFFSPSSIWPFAMAVSIAVLGYGIIFFYFWMIALGAIMLVWACTMLSLQYGLPKEKH encoded by the coding sequence ATGCGTCCCGGTGCAAAAGTCATGTTCTCGATCGCAGCCTTCCTCGGCGTGGTCACCGTCATCTACATTCTGGGCACCATGTGGGTCCAGGATGACGCCTACCTCTACGGCATGGAATGGGCCGGAGGGCCGGCGCTGCTGCTCTCCTTCGTTATGGCCATGATGCTGGGTGCTTACATCCAGTTCACCACCAACCGCATGGATCTGCTCCCCGAGGACTTCGAGGAGGCGGAAGTCGAAGACGCAGCCGGAACGCTCGGCTTCTTCTCGCCCAGTTCCATCTGGCCCTTCGCCATGGCCGTCTCTATCGCTGTGCTCGGCTACGGCATCATCTTCTTCTACTTCTGGATGATCGCCCTCGGTGCCATCATGCTCGTCTGGGCCTGCACCATGCTCTCGCTGCAGTACGGCCTGCCGAAGGAAAAGCACTAA
- a CDS encoding glycosyltransferase family 4 protein, with the protein MSDMSRTLLVTNDFAPTVGGIQSYLRDFVGTLDPREVVVFASTQDPAAAARYDAASDWKIIRWPRSVMLPTPATEAAMSAIIREFRIETVWFGAAAPLGLMAPAARKAGARTIIASTHGHEVGWSMTPGARQALRRIGNHVDTVTYISDYTRGRIEPAFGAHPEYVHLPSGVDSAFFHPASAEERARTRHRFGWGDEPLVVCISRLVRRKGQDQLIAALPQVHRQFPDARLVIVGTGPEERRLRRLADDLGDRVVFTGALEREDMRDVLAAADVFSMPARTRGAGLDVEGLGIVYLEAQACGVPVVAGDSGGAPEAVHADAGEVVSGRSREQIARSISALLADPGRRAAMGETGRRYVSSLWTWGRFGARLRELTTGP; encoded by the coding sequence ATGTCGGACATGTCCCGGACCCTGCTGGTGACCAACGATTTCGCCCCCACCGTGGGCGGGATCCAGTCCTATCTGCGGGACTTTGTGGGCACCCTGGATCCCCGCGAGGTGGTTGTCTTCGCCTCCACCCAGGATCCCGCGGCCGCGGCCCGTTACGACGCGGCATCTGACTGGAAGATCATCCGCTGGCCGCGATCGGTAATGCTCCCCACTCCCGCGACCGAGGCCGCGATGAGTGCCATCATCCGCGAGTTCCGGATCGAGACCGTGTGGTTCGGCGCCGCCGCGCCCCTGGGCCTCATGGCTCCCGCCGCGCGGAAGGCCGGAGCCCGGACCATCATCGCGTCGACCCACGGCCACGAGGTGGGCTGGTCCATGACGCCCGGTGCCCGGCAGGCTTTGCGACGCATCGGGAACCACGTGGACACCGTCACCTACATCTCCGACTACACCCGAGGCCGCATCGAGCCGGCCTTCGGCGCGCATCCGGAGTACGTCCACCTGCCCTCCGGGGTGGATTCGGCATTTTTCCACCCGGCTTCCGCCGAGGAGAGGGCCCGTACCCGCCACCGGTTCGGCTGGGGCGACGAACCACTGGTGGTGTGCATCTCCCGGCTGGTGAGACGCAAGGGCCAGGACCAGCTCATCGCAGCCCTGCCCCAGGTGCACCGGCAGTTCCCGGACGCGCGGCTCGTCATCGTCGGCACCGGCCCGGAGGAGCGACGCCTGCGTCGCCTCGCCGACGATCTCGGGGATCGGGTGGTGTTCACCGGCGCACTCGAGCGGGAGGACATGCGGGACGTGCTCGCCGCGGCGGACGTGTTCAGCATGCCCGCGCGGACGCGGGGAGCGGGTCTGGACGTCGAGGGGCTCGGCATCGTGTACCTGGAGGCCCAGGCCTGCGGGGTCCCCGTGGTCGCCGGTGATTCCGGCGGGGCGCCGGAGGCTGTGCACGCGGATGCGGGAGAAGTGGTCAGCGGGCGCAGCCGGGAGCAGATCGCCCGGTCGATCTCGGCCCTGCTCGCTGACCCCGGCCGCCGCGCGGCGATGGGGGAGACGGGGCGTCGATACGTGTCTTCACTGTGGACCTGGGGGCGTTTCGGAGCCAGGCTCCGGGAACTGACCACCGGCCCGTAG